The nucleotide sequence TTTCATCGATGCTTTTCCTAATCTATATTGATCGATTGTTGCCTGATAGCGCTCCAATGCGGTTTCTTTCTTTGCTGTACTTTCCTCTAATGCCTTTTTCGCTGCCAGTACCTTCGTATAGTTGTCACTTACTTCTTGACCGATTTTCTTTTGTGTTTTTTGTTTTTGCAGTTCTGCCTTTTTGTGCTCGTTTTTTGCAATTGTACCTTTATATGTGCTGAGTGCGGAATACTCGGCTGTGTAATCAATTCTTACTTGGGCAAAGTCTATTTCTGCTTGTGCCTTGATCATCTCAGGACGTTTTTCATAAGCTTTTGCTTGCAATTGCTCCAAGGAAAGCAGCTCGTGCTGGGTCAAATCAGTAGCGATCATCTTCCATTGTCTGTCCGCTTTTTCATTCAATAAATCGTTGAGCTTGGCCAATGCTTGTTTGTAGCTGGCTTCAAGGGCAGCAAGATTTTTGTGAGCTTCTGTTTCTTGGGAGTCCAACCAGTACTGTCTTTGCAAGCTTGTCTTTTGCGCTTTGATTTTGGCATCTAATGATTGGACTTCGAAGAATGCTTTTTGCACTTGTAATTGTATGGTGTTTTTTTGCGTATTCAGGGCGACTTCATCGACAACTACTTCTTTGATTGCTTTGGCAGCGTCTTCGAATTTCTTTTTTGCATCAGCCAGAGTCATGATATCGGCTTTTTTTATTTCTGCTTTTTCTCTCAGTGTGATGGATGTTTCGTACTTCGTAATATCTAATTCAAGCCGAAGCACCTCCAGATCAACGCTGTTCTTAATTGCCTGTTCAACTGCGAAATCTAGCGACAAAGGGGAAACATCCGTCTGTTCAGCAGTGGCCACGAGTGGTGCGGCCAGAGCTATATGGGCGCCACCTGTGAGGAGAGAAGTGACTAATGTTGTGCTGTAAATGTGTTTGAAGAGCCTGGATTTCATGGGGCAACCTCCTGATTATATATGCAAAGATTTGATAACGATTCTCATTATCAAATCCATGAAAAGTATATATTTCCAATAGAATTTCGTCAATAAGAAAATGTTTTTTCACCATGTTCTTGGTTAGAAATCCAAAAGAAATCCCCTTCAGGAAAAAGGCAAAGTGAGCATCTGCCTGTTTCCCCAAAGGGGAATTGTTCTTCGTAATGGGGAAAAACTATTCTTTCTCCCTGTTTTCTTTTTTTGCCGCAGTCGTCTTGTCAGCTTGATCCAATGTCCCTTCCTTTGGTGTAAGGGAATAACCATGCATATTACTTCCGTTATAACCCATGTCCGGTTTTTCCTTTGAGATGCGATCAGTCATTTGCGTCCCCCTTATTTTGTCCAGTGGGTTTAGAGTCTTGCTGCACATACGGATTGTCGACGTCATTTGGTTCCTTGTCCAGATTGGTACGGATTGCGATTATTGGGCTAGTCGGAGGTTGAGCGATCAGTCTGTCATCCAGTTGTTTGAAATCAGGCAGGTCGTTTTCGCGATTGTCATCCATGTTCGTCTCCTCCTTTACGGGTTAGTATGTCCACCACCTGCCAGTCCCTTTCCTTAACTGGAAAAGGAAAGAGACTGGTACTACACAAGAAAAAACAGCCCCAGTCCCAGGGAAGTTCGGGCGGAGGCTGTGACGATCATCTTTGTGAAGTTAACTCGTTTTCTTGGCTAGGATCTTCATAAAAGAGGCAAGATTCGTTTGTAGCAATGGTGTGAAGGCAGAAACGGAAGCATTTTCAGCAAGCGTATTCATTTGACGAACAAAGTCAGTAGCGTCCTTTGTATTTACATTCTCAAAACGGTTAGCGATTTTTGTATTTTTTAAATCAGAGAGAAGTGTAGCTTGTTCGTTCCGGTATTGTGCGATCCAGTCTGGACGATGTTGCAGCTTTTTGACGAATTGAATCAGTATGCTTACTTTCTCTGTTTGATTGGTTGTGACCGCTTGCATTTTTTTGTAGGCTTCAGGGTCATACCGCTCCATCAGCTTGGACGGATTAACATAGTCGTTCGGCGCCCCCTGCGGTTTTTGCGGAAGCTCTACGTAGCTGACACTGCCAGTTGCAGGGTCAACCTTTCGTGTTTTGGCAACGCCAGCAAGCAGATGGAGGGTATCCAAAAATTCAGCAGCATTTTTTTCATCAGTCATGTATTGGTCTGCCAAATATTTGCCTTGGGTTAAACCCACTTCTACCAAAGTAGCTCTTTCTTCATCGGTGTAGGTGGATTGGGAGTTGAAAAAATTTCGCTCCAGGATGTGGTCAAAGCCCTTTCGAGCCTCGGGTGGTTTATCTGCGAAAATTTTATCCAAACGCTCATTAATCTCTGTGCTAAAGAAAAATTGGACGCTGTGATGTTCAATGGCATCAGCAGGTAGCTCGCGTGCCTTGTGTGAACGAAGGTCTACAGTATCGGGCTTGGGCAATGCCAAACTAGTTCCTGTCACCATTTTAGGTGCAGTTTGGTTAGTTGGAAGCTGGGGGGATAGGTAGCGGGAATACGATTGGATTTGCATGTTCTACTCTCCTCACATGGATTCATGTTCAGTCGTGATGGCAGGAGATCTGGTTTACCTTTTATCAGGTGACTGGTATGAGTTGTGAGAACGGAAGGAAACGGATCTCAATTGCTTCTTTTCTATACTATCGGCTATTTTAGGGCAGTTTTTAATATGCTGGCAAACACGAAAAAGGACTCCCGTTTAGATAACGGAAGTCCGTAATTTTTCTTCGATTACTTCGTGTATTCATCCATGCTGAAGTCCACTTGTTCTAGAGGGACGAGCTTGGTCTTTTGGGTGACTTTATAAGCGAGCCAAATGATTAAGAAGAGTGGCAGGCCAATGTAAGAGACCAGGACGCCATACCAGTCGATCGTTCCACCCATGAATGCGGAATAGTTTTGCCCCAAAATAACGATACAGCAAATGATGAAGGCAAAAATCGGACCAAACGGGAACCACTTTGCCCGATAAGGCAATTCGCTTAAGTCACGGCCCTGAGCGATAAACGCTTTGCGGAAACGGTAGTGACTAATGGCAATTCCCAGCCAGGCGATGAAGCCTGACATACCGGAAGCATTCAAAAGCCAGACATACACTTCGCCTTCTCCAAACAGAGAGGACAGAAAAGCAAGGGCGCCGATGAGCGCAGTCAAGATCAGGGCATTGATCGGTACGCCGTTACCGGTTACTTTTGCGAACCATTTTGGTGCTTTTCCTTCTTTCGCCAGGTTCCACAGCATGCGTGTAGAGGCGTACATGCCAGAGTTACCAGCAGACAATACTGACGTGAGAATAACGGCATTCATGACGGATGCTGCAAAAGCAAAACCGGCATTTTCAAATACAATCGTAAACGGGCTGATCGCAATATCCGTAAGGTCGCCGCTGATCAGATTTGGATTATCGTATGGAACCAGCAACCCGATGATCAAAATAGCGAGAATGTAGAAGAGCAGGATGCGCCAAAAAATTTGACGGATGGCCTTCGGAATGTTGCGGGCAGGGTCTTCGCTCTCTCCAGCTGCGACACCAACCAGCTCTGTCCCTTGAAAAGAGAATCCGGCAATCATAAAGACACCGAGCAGGGCCATGAAGCCGCCGTTGAATGGCGCGTCGCCTTTGGTGAAGTTTTGGAAGCCGACTGCTTGACCGCCCATAATGCCAAAAATCATCAACACACCCACAATAATAAAGATGATAACCGTTATTACTTTAATCAAGGCGAACCAATATTCAGATTCTCCATAGGCTTTCACAGACAGGAGATTCAAGGCAAACAGCAATCCGAGGAACAAAGCACTCCACAATATCGCTGGGGTATCCGGGAACCAATATTTCATAATGAGTGCGGAAGCTGACAGCTCGACGGCAATGGTAATGGCCCAGTTGTACCAGTAGTTCCAGCCGAGAGCAAAACCGAGAGATGGATCGACGAACCGTGTGGCATACGTCGAAAACGAACCGGAAACAGGCATGAAGGCCGCCATTTCCCCCAAGCTGGTCATTAAAAAGTAAACCATGATACTAATGGCGAGATAGGCGACTAAAGCTCCACCAGGTCCGGCGGAGTGGATCGAGCCTCCACTCGCAAGAAACAATCCCGTCCCAATCGAGCCGCCGATGGCGATCATCGTCAGGTGTCGGGCTTTTAAACCACGTTGCAATTGATTTTGTGACATAAGCTGCTTGCACGACCTTTCTTGATTTTTGAGAAGGAAGGTCGGAAACGAAAAAACCGCCATAGCCAAAAAAATGGCATAGGGCGGTATCATCCAATCCCCACCAAGCCTTCACTGAAGATAGCTCACCACGTTTGCTTGGCATGCAAACGTGACAGTTCTGCCCCTTTCGAGTACAGCCCCAACCCAATCGCACAGAGACGCGATATGAGCTTCGGCGGATTTTCCTTACCTGGAGTCATTGATTTTCTCTGAATCTCGTACAGGATGATATAAAAGCCGCGACCTCTATCCTCACCGTGAAAGATGAGGATAACATGTATGAAATTATGTGATTCATCAACTATAAAGGATTGTTTGTGATTAATCAATGTGAAATTTTGTTATTCAAATGATCGTCTGGCAGGCCAGGAGCCTTGCAGCTTGCGAATTTGGACGATTTGTCCCGTATGAAACGCATCATGCAGGACCAGACTCATCACATTTTGGTAAATGGGCGTATAAGTAGCCATCTGATTTAACTCCTCATCCGTCAGCAAGGAAAGCTTTTCGTGAATGTGGCGGTGGACGCTTTCCATGCGAGCGAGAGTAGCTTGCCAAGCGTCTTCGTCATCGGGACCGCCGGACGGGATGAAGGTATCATCGTTCGTCTCAGCCGATCCAGGAAATTCAGTGCCCATTAGACGATGCAACAGGCGTTCTTTGTAATAAAGAAGGTGGCTGACGTTTTCCCAGATCGTGTTGGCTGCTTCTCCCACAGGGCGCCAGCTCGCCTCGGCTGCTGATACGCCGGAAAGCGCTTCTTTTAAGGGTGGATACCAGTCTTCCTTGTCATACGTACATTCCCATCCGTGCAAAAGCAATTCCTTCCGATTCATACGCTTCCTCCTGTGAAACAGATTGATGAAACGCTATAATAGCAATAAGAAATGAGGTTGTAACCGGTTAATGTTATTACGGTGGTTACGAATAGAGATTACCATATCCTGTATGATCATACAAGAGAGAAAATAAAGGGTTTCGTCAGGAGAGATGATGACATGGACTGGCTTTGTATCGATTTTTTAAATAGTGATTGGCGGGATTGGCGCGGTTCTGGTCGTGGGGAAAATCGCCTGGAGAACCAGGAATGGCTGTCATCCTTTTTGCAAACATACAAGCTAACCGCACCGCTGCCGATGAATGAGGCGTGTGCCGCTTCACTTTTGCAGTTGCGCGAGCGTTTGCGACGTATGCTGGAAGCAGTTGTCCGTGGAGAGCGATTCCAAGAGGAGGACCTAGCGGAATTGAACAGAGCTTTGGCTCTCGCTCCTTTTCATGTGCAGGTGTTGTATGTAGAAGAGGAGGGTAGCTACAGGCAAGAGCAATCCAGCTCAACAGAGGGCTGGCCCCTCGTCATGGCACAAATTGCAGCCTCTTTCGCGGAGTTGCTTGCCCCGCAGCATCTGGAGCGAGTCAAAATATGTGACAACGAGGATTGCTGCTGGGTGTTTTATGATGAAAGCCGCAACCGGGTGCGCCGCTGGTGTGATGACAAAATGTGCGGAAACCTGATGAAGGTGCGCCGTTTTCGCGAACGGAAAAAGGAGAAAGGGTGATGCGCATAGGCTCACCCTTTTTATCTGCTCTTTATGAAGCGGGAGTCAATTGGATCAGCTTAGGGTAGATGGTCGAGCCTGCTGCTACGATGCCTGTGCTTTTCCAGCAAAAATCATTCCCTTGCGTATCCGTAATTGTGCCTCCCGCTTCCTGGACCAAAAGAGCACCAGCCAGCCAATCATACACCCCTTCACCGTATTCCCAGTAACCGTCGAGTCGTCCGCACGCCACATAGGCGAGATGGAGCGAAACCGCGCCTTGCATACGGATGGCAAAAGCTTCTGGCATCACTCGCGTCAAGGAATTCGCTGTATACTTT is from Brevibacillus brevis and encodes:
- a CDS encoding TolC family protein — protein: MKSRLFKHIYSTTLVTSLLTGGAHIALAAPLVATAEQTDVSPLSLDFAVEQAIKNSVDLEVLRLELDITKYETSITLREKAEIKKADIMTLADAKKKFEDAAKAIKEVVVDEVALNTQKNTIQLQVQKAFFEVQSLDAKIKAQKTSLQRQYWLDSQETEAHKNLAALEASYKQALAKLNDLLNEKADRQWKMIATDLTQHELLSLEQLQAKAYEKRPEMIKAQAEIDFAQVRIDYTAEYSALSTYKGTIAKNEHKKAELQKQKTQKKIGQEVSDNYTKVLAAKKALEESTAKKETALERYQATIDQYRLGKASMKELIKDEANLFDSETKAIESVYQYNLAAITLNQLTGY
- a CDS encoding DinB family protein — encoded protein: MNRKELLLHGWECTYDKEDWYPPLKEALSGVSAAEASWRPVGEAANTIWENVSHLLYYKERLLHRLMGTEFPGSAETNDDTFIPSGGPDDEDAWQATLARMESVHRHIHEKLSLLTDEELNQMATYTPIYQNVMSLVLHDAFHTGQIVQIRKLQGSWPARRSFE
- a CDS encoding CGNR zinc finger domain-containing protein, with translation MDWLCIDFLNSDWRDWRGSGRGENRLENQEWLSSFLQTYKLTAPLPMNEACAASLLQLRERLRRMLEAVVRGERFQEEDLAELNRALALAPFHVQVLYVEEEGSYRQEQSSSTEGWPLVMAQIAASFAELLAPQHLERVKICDNEDCCWVFYDESRNRVRRWCDDKMCGNLMKVRRFRERKKEKG
- a CDS encoding amino acid permease is translated as MSQNQLQRGLKARHLTMIAIGGSIGTGLFLASGGSIHSAGPGGALVAYLAISIMVYFLMTSLGEMAAFMPVSGSFSTYATRFVDPSLGFALGWNYWYNWAITIAVELSASALIMKYWFPDTPAILWSALFLGLLFALNLLSVKAYGESEYWFALIKVITVIIFIIVGVLMIFGIMGGQAVGFQNFTKGDAPFNGGFMALLGVFMIAGFSFQGTELVGVAAGESEDPARNIPKAIRQIFWRILLFYILAILIIGLLVPYDNPNLISGDLTDIAISPFTIVFENAGFAFAASVMNAVILTSVLSAGNSGMYASTRMLWNLAKEGKAPKWFAKVTGNGVPINALILTALIGALAFLSSLFGEGEVYVWLLNASGMSGFIAWLGIAISHYRFRKAFIAQGRDLSELPYRAKWFPFGPIFAFIICCIVILGQNYSAFMGGTIDWYGVLVSYIGLPLFLIIWLAYKVTQKTKLVPLEQVDFSMDEYTK